The Ignavibacteria bacterium genome includes a window with the following:
- a CDS encoding Omp28-related outer membrane protein, translating into MKNFSTLLFTLLILLFSTNANAGFPRTVLCEDFTSTTCPPCAPANQYFDNWYANYGGQDQVAVIKYHVWWPSPGNDPYYLANTSDVQTRNTYYANNYAPHLFIDGNVDGGSSYTSWPGLIEPRFFSFSPFEIKLSGTFNATSGTVIIKVRNDGTTIPSGTLVLHTVVIENGLLYTGPNGDPRHEQVMRKMYPNASGETFTIALNDSLSFTRNITWNSNWGMNNSEIVVFVQVKETKAVLQAAKQRIDELVVGVNEQTVLPQKVLLHQNYPNPFNPSTLITYDLPVSSFVTLRIVNILGQEVATIVNEQQEAGNHSLVFDASGKKFSSGVYFYRLTTGNTTQTRKFVLMK; encoded by the coding sequence ATGAAGAATTTCAGCACTCTTCTTTTTACTCTACTCATATTGTTATTTTCAACAAACGCTAACGCGGGTTTTCCACGTACGGTTCTTTGTGAAGATTTTACCAGTACAACGTGTCCACCGTGCGCGCCCGCAAATCAATACTTTGATAACTGGTATGCAAATTACGGCGGACAAGACCAGGTTGCCGTTATCAAATACCACGTGTGGTGGCCCTCGCCTGGAAATGACCCGTATTATCTCGCGAACACCTCCGATGTGCAAACACGAAACACGTACTACGCAAACAATTACGCGCCGCATTTGTTTATTGACGGAAATGTTGATGGCGGTTCGTCGTACACTTCGTGGCCCGGTTTGATTGAGCCGCGATTTTTCAGTTTCAGTCCGTTTGAAATAAAACTTTCCGGAACATTCAACGCAACAAGCGGAACAGTAATTATCAAAGTTCGAAACGATGGGACAACAATCCCAAGCGGAACATTGGTGTTGCATACAGTCGTTATCGAAAATGGTTTGTTATACACTGGTCCCAACGGTGACCCGCGGCATGAACAAGTAATGCGAAAAATGTATCCGAATGCAAGCGGCGAAACATTTACTATTGCTTTAAACGATTCGCTTTCATTCACAAGAAATATTACGTGGAACTCGAATTGGGGGATGAACAATAGCGAAATAGTTGTCTTTGTACAGGTAAAAGAAACAAAAGCAGTGTTACAAGCCGCAAAACAACGCATTGACGAACTCGTTGTTGGTGTCAATGAACAAACGGTGCTACCACAAAAAGTTCTGCTTCACCAAAATTATCCGAACCCGTTCAATCCTTCGACACTCATTACTTATGATTTACCCGTTAGTTCGTTTGTTACGCTTCGCATCGTGAATATTCTTGGACAAGAAGTCGCAACAATAGTGAACGAGCAACAGGAAGCCGGAAATCACTCCCTCGTATTTGATGCAAGCGGGAAAAAATTTTCCAGCGGTGTGTATTTTTATCGTTTAACAACGGGAAACACAACACAAACTCGAAAATTTGTTTTGATGAAGTAA
- a CDS encoding T9SS type A sorting domain-containing protein — protein MKKSILFLLLVSFSPSFSQVEQKISPLLQQKLSIATEDEQLLVWIFFTDKGIATERYFANPIAVVSEKSLQRRAKVFPVSSLIDYSDLPVNEHYISPLLELGFRLKHTSKWFNGISGYVQKSSLEQFAQFSFVQNIDVVYTLKKKYNVEDNATQIIPSDHLQKNEHTYNYGSSFTQLNQINVPPVHDLGITGQGIVICVMDAGFNNLPHEVFANMNIIAKWDFVNNDPDVGDGNDMGSGSHGTQTLSTIGGFKEGKLLGPAFSATYILAKTENTDSETPIEEDNWIAAAEWADSIGVDVTSTSLGYITFDAPYPSYTWQSMNGNTCRITIGADMAAAKGIVVVNSAGNEGDDANHNTLGAPSDGDSVIAVGAVGSSGSRSSFSSVGPTVDGRIKPDVMAMGSSVAVASPSNVSGYTTSSGTSFSCPLAAGVAALILSANPVLTPMQVREAMRNTASRYNNPDKYYGWGILDAYDALNYFRIQIAHIPLADTENPNREHKISATFSSHFPLSESQYVFYSVNSAPHFDSVLMIPTGNTNSFEAVIPISENNVTIRYFIRASLATPVYTYLPFNAPEGYFQFFVGEDTMPPVISHRRLGNQSLLTWPPVITANITDNIGVKNVSVQWKHNGVQQEEFLLVRFNNTIEFQLEIPLADSLVSVGDIFSYRIIATDSATQTNTTFYPNASTEISFTVVNFANYTTTFDLTNGELTSTNDWQWGTPQPLPSPHSSPKVWGTILNGNYSTGPLLSTLNTPSLYVTDANATFSFWHWYIIENRYDGGNVKISVNGNPFVLITPLENYDDGGNVKISVNGNPFVLITPLENYDTTLSTQYQNPIGGERAFSGNSGTWKVATFHLNGIVNVGDNVIFSFQFGVDTYVEYSGWYIDDIVCNGLGWIPVSVLQSQMEIPQTISLLQNYPNPFNPTTTIRFEIPVGAIHELPLQTTLKIYNILGREVATLLNNEEMDAGKHEIQFDGSKFASGVYFYRLSVIQRGKLYSIETKKMILLK, from the coding sequence AAAAGTTTTCCCCGTTTCTTCCCTTATTGATTACAGCGATTTGCCCGTGAATGAGCATTATATTTCTCCACTTCTGGAATTGGGTTTTCGTTTGAAACATACATCGAAGTGGTTTAATGGCATAAGCGGCTATGTTCAAAAATCATCTCTTGAACAATTTGCACAGTTTTCTTTCGTACAAAACATAGATGTTGTGTATACATTGAAAAAGAAATACAACGTTGAAGATAACGCAACACAAATTATTCCGAGTGACCATTTGCAAAAAAACGAACATACATATAATTATGGTTCATCGTTCACACAACTGAATCAAATCAATGTTCCCCCCGTTCACGATTTGGGAATAACGGGACAAGGAATAGTTATCTGCGTAATGGATGCAGGTTTCAATAATCTTCCGCACGAAGTTTTTGCGAATATGAATATCATTGCGAAATGGGATTTTGTGAATAATGACCCCGATGTTGGCGATGGAAACGATATGGGAAGCGGCTCGCACGGAACGCAAACACTTTCGACGATTGGCGGATTTAAAGAAGGAAAACTCCTTGGTCCAGCGTTTAGCGCAACGTACATTCTTGCAAAAACAGAAAATACCGACAGCGAAACTCCGATTGAAGAAGATAACTGGATTGCTGCTGCTGAATGGGCAGATAGTATCGGTGTTGATGTTACGTCCACTTCGCTTGGATATATTACATTTGATGCGCCGTATCCAAGTTACACGTGGCAAAGTATGAACGGAAATACTTGCAGAATAACAATCGGCGCAGATATGGCGGCGGCAAAAGGAATTGTCGTCGTGAATTCTGCTGGAAATGAAGGAGACGACGCAAACCATAACACGCTTGGTGCGCCTTCCGATGGCGATAGCGTTATTGCAGTTGGCGCCGTCGGTTCTTCCGGTTCGCGTTCGTCGTTCAGCAGTGTTGGTCCCACAGTTGACGGAAGAATCAAACCTGATGTGATGGCGATGGGTTCAAGTGTTGCTGTAGCAAGTCCATCGAATGTTTCGGGATATACAACGAGCAGCGGAACGTCATTCAGTTGTCCGCTTGCAGCGGGAGTTGCAGCGTTGATACTTTCTGCGAATCCTGTTCTTACGCCAATGCAAGTTCGTGAAGCAATGAGAAATACCGCATCGCGGTATAATAATCCCGATAAGTATTACGGATGGGGAATTTTGGATGCGTATGATGCGCTCAATTATTTTCGAATTCAGATTGCACATATTCCGTTAGCAGATACGGAAAATCCGAATCGCGAGCATAAAATTTCTGCAACATTTTCTTCTCATTTTCCGTTGAGTGAATCGCAATATGTTTTTTACTCTGTTAATTCTGCACCGCATTTTGATTCTGTGTTGATGATACCAACGGGAAATACAAATTCGTTTGAAGCAGTAATACCTATTTCAGAAAACAATGTTACCATTCGCTATTTTATACGCGCATCGCTTGCAACGCCCGTATATACGTATTTGCCCTTTAATGCGCCGGAAGGATATTTTCAGTTCTTTGTTGGAGAAGATACTATGCCTCCCGTTATTTCACATCGTCGCCTTGGAAATCAATCGCTTCTTACGTGGCCTCCTGTGATTACAGCAAACATTACTGATAACATTGGTGTAAAAAATGTTTCGGTTCAATGGAAACATAACGGCGTTCAACAGGAGGAATTTTTACTCGTGCGTTTCAACAATACCATAGAATTCCAATTAGAAATTCCTTTAGCCGATTCGTTGGTTTCCGTCGGCGATATTTTTTCGTACAGAATTATTGCAACAGATTCTGCAACGCAAACAAACACAACATTTTATCCCAACGCTTCAACGGAAATTTCTTTTACTGTTGTGAACTTCGCGAATTACACAACTACGTTTGATTTGACAAATGGCGAACTTACTTCAACAAACGATTGGCAATGGGGAACTCCACAACCTTTGCCTTCGCCGCATTCTTCGCCAAAAGTATGGGGAACAATTCTCAACGGTAATTACTCAACAGGTCCTTTACTTTCAACGTTGAACACACCTTCGCTTTACGTAACAGATGCAAATGCGACATTTTCGTTTTGGCATTGGTACATCATTGAAAATAGATACGACGGTGGTAACGTAAAAATTTCCGTCAATGGAAATCCGTTTGTACTCATCACACCTCTCGAAAATTACGACGACGGTGGTAACGTAAAAATTTCCGTCAATGGAAATCCGTTTGTACTCATCACACCTCTCGAAAATTACGACACAACACTTTCAACACAGTATCAAAATCCCATTGGAGGAGAGCGTGCATTCAGTGGAAATTCGGGAACGTGGAAAGTTGCAACATTTCATTTGAATGGCATTGTTAATGTTGGCGACAACGTTATTTTCTCGTTTCAATTTGGTGTTGATACATACGTTGAATATTCGGGATGGTATATTGATGACATTGTTTGTAACGGTTTAGGATGGATTCCGGTTTCCGTTTTGCAATCGCAAATGGAAATTCCGCAAACGATTTCGTTGTTGCAAAATTATCCCAATCCATTTAATCCGACGACAACGATTCGATTTGAAATTCCCGTAGGGGCAATTCATGAATTGCCCTTACAAACAACGTTGAAAATTTACAACATTCTTGGACGAGAAGTAGCAACACTTTTGAATAATGAAGAAATGGATGCAGGCAAACACGAAATTCAATTCGATGGAAGTAAATTTGCAAGCGGAGTGTATTTCTATCGGTTAAGTGTAATACAACGTGGAAAGTTGTATTCTATTGAAACGAAGAAAATGATTTTGTTGAAGTAA
- the tnpA gene encoding IS200/IS605 family transposase, giving the protein MPHSFTKLWVHCVFSTKDREPLIEESFAEQLFEHIKENLVSDGCIVRCINGVQDHVHILFLQNAKKSISELVKNLKGESSHWVNQNKFLNKKFAWQIGYGAFSISESMIEQVEKYIHKQKEHHRKKTFAEEYEGFLQRYGFEAKNVEQ; this is encoded by the coding sequence ATGCCACATTCATTCACTAAACTTTGGGTTCATTGTGTCTTTTCGACGAAAGATAGAGAACCGCTCATTGAAGAATCGTTTGCAGAACAATTATTCGAGCATATAAAAGAGAATTTGGTTTCTGATGGCTGTATTGTTCGCTGTATCAATGGCGTTCAAGACCACGTTCACATTTTGTTTTTACAGAATGCGAAGAAAAGTATTTCAGAACTTGTAAAAAATCTCAAAGGAGAAAGTTCACATTGGGTAAATCAAAATAAATTTCTGAACAAAAAATTCGCTTGGCAAATTGGTTATGGTGCGTTTTCGATTAGTGAGTCAATGATTGAACAAGTAGAAAAATATATTCACAAGCAAAAAGAACATCACCGAAAGAAAACTTTTGCCGAAGAGTATGAAGGATTTTTGCAGCGTTATGGTTTTGAAGCCAAAAATGTTGAACAATAA
- a CDS encoding aminotransferase class I/II-fold pyridoxal phosphate-dependent enzyme codes for MLEKIKQLELISRKHLEPTSQQRDEMTKKILSYSENFLDNIYELPAYVMDEKKGIDIYKTPISENGISLDATLDVLKTNVDTPGLNPASGGHLGYIPGGGIYYSALGDFLADVTNRYAGIFFGSPGAVRLENLLIDWMAEVVGYPKSTAGNLTSGGSIANLIGIVTARDAMNVKSKDVEKSVIYLSEQVHHSVDKAIRIAGLNECVWRYVPLDEQYRMKSDELEKQILEDKKNGLNPFLVIASAGTTNTGTVDPLKIIGDIAGKYKLWYHIDAAYGGFFILCDEGKKVLHGMEMSDSLSIDPHKGLFLPYGLGTILVKDRTKIFESHHYLPPYLQDTLKANDELSPADLSPELTKHFRGLRLWLPLKFVGVAPFRAAIEEKLLLARYFWETIQTFDGFEVGPYPDLSVVMYRYVPKRGDANEFNKRLVHEVQKDGRVFISSTMIDGKFVLRVAILCFRTHLQTIDFALKILKEKAKEIEKEFEIKK; via the coding sequence ATGCTCGAAAAAATTAAACAACTCGAACTCATCTCGCGAAAACATCTTGAACCAACCTCGCAACAACGCGATGAAATGACGAAGAAAATTCTTTCGTACTCGGAAAATTTTCTCGACAACATTTACGAACTTCCCGCGTACGTGATGGATGAGAAAAAAGGAATTGACATTTACAAGACACCTATTTCTGAAAACGGAATTTCGCTCGACGCAACGCTTGATGTTCTCAAAACCAATGTTGACACGCCCGGATTGAATCCTGCAAGCGGCGGACATCTCGGCTATATTCCCGGCGGTGGAATTTATTATTCCGCGCTTGGTGATTTTCTCGCCGATGTTACGAATCGTTATGCAGGAATTTTTTTTGGTTCTCCCGGTGCAGTGCGTTTGGAAAATTTACTTATTGATTGGATGGCAGAAGTTGTCGGATATCCAAAATCCACTGCGGGAAATTTAACATCAGGTGGAAGCATTGCAAATCTCATCGGCATTGTTACCGCGCGCGATGCGATGAATGTGAAATCGAAAGATGTAGAAAAATCCGTTATCTATCTTTCCGAACAAGTTCATCATTCTGTTGATAAAGCGATTCGCATTGCGGGATTGAATGAATGTGTGTGGCGTTACGTTCCTCTCGATGAACAATATCGGATGAAAAGCGATGAACTCGAAAAGCAAATTCTTGAAGACAAAAAAAACGGATTGAATCCATTTCTCGTTATCGCTTCTGCCGGAACAACAAACACGGGAACAGTTGACCCGTTGAAAATAATCGGCGACATCGCAGGCAAATATAAGTTGTGGTACCATATTGATGCGGCGTACGGTGGATTTTTTATTTTATGTGACGAAGGGAAAAAAGTTTTGCACGGAATGGAAATGTCTGATTCGCTTTCGATTGACCCGCACAAAGGTTTGTTTCTTCCGTACGGATTGGGAACAATTCTCGTGAAAGATAGAACGAAAATATTTGAATCGCATCACTATCTTCCGCCGTATTTGCAAGACACATTGAAAGCAAACGACGAACTTTCTCCCGCAGATTTATCGCCGGAACTTACCAAACATTTCCGCGGATTGCGTTTGTGGTTGCCGCTGAAATTTGTTGGCGTTGCTCCGTTTCGCGCGGCGATTGAAGAAAAACTTTTGCTTGCGCGGTACTTTTGGGAAACAATTCAAACGTTCGACGGATTTGAAGTGGGACCGTATCCCGATTTATCGGTCGTGATGTATCGCTATGTTCCGAAACGCGGCGATGCGAATGAATTCAACAAACGCCTTGTCCACGAAGTGCAAAAAGATGGAAGAGTTTTTATTTCTTCGACAATGATTGACGGAAAATTTGTTTTACGCGTTGCAATTTTGTGTTTCCGTACACATTTGCAAACAATTGATTTTGCATTGAAGATTTTAAAAGAGAAAGCGAAAGAGATTGAGAAAGAGTTTGAAATAAAAAAGTAA